The genomic segment CGCCACCTTTTCATCGTGGCATATAGACCCTTGTCGTTTCCCGTGAATGCGGGGAATTATACTGAAGAAAAATCCCCCATCCCGCTTGAGGAAGCAGGATGGGGGATAGTTTCTTATTTCTTCTTGAGCCCCTTGTATGCAAGGAATGCTACAATAACAACGGCAAGAGCCAAGATGATGTAACCGAGCTCATGACTATACTTTAATGCCTGCTGATATACATCTTGAGTTGTTTTATAGTCTGTATATTGGTAAATACCCCAACCGATGGTTGCTAAAACAGCATTCCAGATGCCAGCACCGATTGTGGTATAGAGCAAGAATTTGCCTACATGCATACCTGCTAAACCGGCTGGAATGCTGATTAATTGGCGGACAGCTGGTACCAGACGCCCAAAAATAGTGGATGCGGCTCCATGCTTGCGGAAATACTCTTCTGCAACTTCTACCTTTTGGCGGTCTATCAGGCACATATGTCCTATGCGGCTGTCGGCAAAACGGTAGATGATAGGGCGGCCTACCCATTTAGCTAAATAATAGTTGATAAGTGCACCGATATTGGCACCAATGGTGGCAAATACGATGACCAGGATAAACGACATTCCGCTATCAGGATCCATGGCTTTCCATGCTGCAGGTGGA from the Segatella copri genome contains:
- a CDS encoding DedA family protein; translation: MNTAELFLWILDNLNYWVVTLFMAIESSFVPFPSEVVVPPAAWKAMDPDSGMSFILVIVFATIGANIGALINYYLAKWVGRPIIYRFADSRIGHMCLIDRQKVEVAEEYFRKHGAASTIFGRLVPAVRQLISIPAGLAGMHVGKFLLYTTIGAGIWNAVLATIGWGIYQYTDYKTTQDVYQQALKYSHELGYIILALAVVIVAFLAYKGLKKK